The proteins below are encoded in one region of Takifugu rubripes chromosome 1, fTakRub1.2, whole genome shotgun sequence:
- the LOC777963 gene encoding uncharacterized protein has product MPNSSKQSLFGGSMGKPGPEWTENLDNSTAAQCHFCGSIAGRRSSLPFVWGNPEIWFPHERNVGEKQDSRLQSSFYRPTQHGRQLQKKNLMSDLSNSLYQEQAVTGQTSAPSQDYYLADATLSGQLPEDSLSYGDHHHLVSRSALPLGSTTGATCATWDQGQARTTTPAVLSASTPAPSPLPPPPSPPPPIYELSHLYRESLGSKTIPGVERISGSSISPAVYGVQPPFPKYAAQPPSLSTHRAYNNTGSLSSNFRQTAASFSALDPASQGMDGALPRAYGMMASQRLPYDPNYDPSSAMMAATAGMTSNIPSHHPSAADPKKMVDPTFLNFLRAEGLAESTITLLLQHGFDSLATLGMMEDHDVRSVAPNLAQARVLSRVILGCKTNGPATRARSSSFSHRNDFYMQPHGLTMDPSLMQQPPSAIQPMSPRMGEFLGRRPSSAPSQHLLETTTYPGARPLATGTFPVSPGGYNSALTQGRPLSLYNAHTGLAMSAHGQQPPPAPGTPGTAPKTFSGSFSPMELMKRVPNLPPASPVGAPSPLHSPQLLRKGMNVAPESSIAPVTSSSTLQGQNLNTTKLVGRRTGPPVIVSTMTTTPDTSNVKSLLF; this is encoded by the coding sequence ATGCCTAACTCGAGCAAGCAGTCACTTTTTGGTGGGTCTATGGGCAAGCCTGGTCCCGAATGGACTGAAAACTTGGACAATAGCACTGCAGCTCAATGCCACTTCTGTGGCTCCATTGCAGGGCGGAGGAGTTCTTTGCCATTTGTTTGGGGGAATCCGGAAATCTGGTTTCCCCATGAAAGGAATGTGGGAGAGAAACAGGATTCACGCCTCCAGTCTTCCTTTTATAGACCGACCCAGCATGGACGGCAGCTGCAAAAGAAGAACTTGATGTCCGATCTGAGCAACAGCTTGTATCAAGAGCAGGCGGTCACAGGCCAGACGTCAGCACCCTCTCAGGATTACTACCTAGCTGATGCCACTTTATCTGGTCAGCTACCAGAAGACTCCTTGTCTTACGGAGATCACCACCACCTTGTCTCGAGATCAGCGCTACCTTTGGGGTCCACCACTGGGGCCACGTGTGCTACTTGGGATCAAGGACAGGCAAGAACCACAACTCCCGCAGTCCTCTCCGCTTCTACACCTGCACCTTCTCCACTTCctccgcctccctctcctcccccacccatTTATGAGCTGAGCCATTTGTACAGGGAATCTCTGGGATCTAAGACGATCCCAGGCGTTGAGCGTATCAGTGGAAGCTCTATTTCTCCTGCAGTGTACGGGGTTCAGCCCCCTTTCCCTAAGTACGCTGCTCAGCCACCTTCTCTCTCGACACACCGAGCTTACAATAACACTGGCAGCCTGTCATCGAACTTTCGTCAGACGGCTGCTTCTTTTTCAGCGCTGGACCCGGCTTCTCAAGGAATGGACGGCGCTCTTCCCCGGGCTTATGGAATGATGGCCTCCCAGAGGCTGCCTTATGACCCAAATTATGATCCTAGTTCAGCCATGATGGCTGCTACAGCTGGAATGACTTCCAATATACCATCGCACCATCCCAGTGCCGCAGACCCAAAGAAAATGGTGGATCCTACTTTTTTGAATTTCTTGCGAGCAGAAGGCTTGGCCGAGAGTACTATCACTCTCTTGTTACAACATGGCTTCGATTCCCTTGCCACGCTGGGAATGATGGAGGACCACGATGTCCGCTCTGTAGCCCCTAATTTGGCTCAGGCTCGAGTTCTCTCTCGTGTAATACTTGGTTGCAAGACAAATGGACCAGCGACACGTGCTCGTTCCAGCAGCTTTAGCCACCGCAACGATTTTTACATGCAACCCCATGGGTTGACTATGGACCCCAGCTTAATGCAACAACCACCTTCCGCTATCCAACCCATGTCCCCCAGGATGGGAGAATTTCTTGGCAGAAGACCCAGTAGTGCACCGTCTCAACATCTCTTAGAGACCACCACCTATCCAGGAGCACGTCCCCTGGCTACGGGAACATTCCCAGTCAGTCCAGGAGGATACAACAGTGCTTTGACCCAAGGAAGACCCTTGTCACTATATAATGCGCACACTGGTCTGGCCATGTCTGCACATGGACAGCAGCCACCCCCAGCTCCTGGCACACCTGGAACAGCACCAAAAACATTTTCTGGCTCCTTTTCCCCCATGGAGCTGATGAAGCGGGTACCCAACCTTCCACCAGCCTCACCAGTGGGAGCACCGAGCCCCCTCCATAGCCCTCAACTTCTCCGGAAAGGGATGAATGTCGCGCCTGAGAGTTCCATCGCTCCCGTGACGTCTTCTTCCACACTGCAAGGGCAAAATCTCAACACCACCAAGTTAGTAGGACGTCGTACTGGTCCGCCAGTCATTGTGTCAACGATGACCACCACACCTGACACAAGTAATGTCAAATCGCTCCTTTTCTAA